The Streptomyces sp. NBC_00775 genome includes the window GTTCCTTAGGGGTTGCGACGTGGCGTGAGGGCACTCTCGTACCTGTGACTGAGCCTAAACCCGGACGCTCACGCACACCTGTGGGCATAGCCGCTCAGACGTACACCCCACCTGCGGATTCGCCCGCCGGGCCCTGCGGACCGGCGGGCTCGGGAGCTCAGCCCGACAGACGCACCGGCATGATCAGGTACTTGTAGGCCTCGTCCGCCTCGGCGTCCATGGCGGGCTTGCCGCTCAGCAGCGCGGGCTTCGTGGACGTCGTGAAGGAGAGCTGGGCCACCGGCGAGTCGATGGCGCTCAGGCCGTCGAGCAGGAACGTCGGGTTGAAGGCGATCGAGATGTCGTCGCCCTCCAGGTGGGCGTCAACCCTTTCCACAGCCTGTGCGTCGTCGCTGGAACCGGCCTCCAGGATCAGCACGCCCTGCTCGAAGCTGAGCCGCACCGGGGTGTTCCGCTCGGCGACCAGGGCCACGCGCTTGACGGCCTCCACGAAGGGGGCGGTCTCGATCACGGCGATGGAGTTGAACTCCGTCGGGAACAGCGTGCGGTACTTCGGGAGGTCGCCTTCGAGCAGACGGGTGGTCGTACGCCGCCCAGCGCCCTCGAAACCGATCAGGCCCTCGCCCGCGCCGGAGCCGGACAGCGCCAGGATCACGCTGTCGCCGCTCGTGAGGGCCTTGGCGGTGTCCAGGAGCGTCTTGGCGGGCACCAGGGCCACCGCGGACGCGTCGGGGTTCTCCGGCTTCCACAGGAACTCACGGACCGCGAAGCGGTAGCGGTCGGTGGAGGCGAGGGTGACCGTGTCGCCCTCGATCTCGATGCGCACGCCGGTCAGGACGGGGAGCGTGTCGTCACGCCCCGCCGCGATGGCCACCTGGGCGGCGGCCGAGGCGAAGACCTCACCGGGGACGGTGCCCGTCGCCGACGGCATCTGCGGCAGCGCCGGGTATTCCTCCACAGGCAGGGTGTGGAGTGTGAATCGCGAGGAGCCGCAGACCACGGTCGCTCGTACACCGTCTGTGGAAATCTCCACCGGCCGGTTGGGAAGGGCGCGGCAGATGTCCGCGAGGAGGCGGCCGGAGACGAGGACCGTGCCCTCTTCGTCGACCTCTGCGTCCACGGAGACTCGTGCCGAGACCTCGTAGTCGAAGCTGGAGAGGCTCAGGGCACCCTCCTCGGCCTTCAGAAGCAGGCCGGCGAGCACAGGCGCCGGCGGACGGGCCGGGAGGCTGCGTGCCGCCCAGGCCACTGCCTCCGCGAGTACGTCGCGTTCCACCCGGATCTTCACCGTTGCCGCCTCCGTCTGTTGCCGGCGCTCTCGCCCTGCTGGCCTTCGTCGTCTGACTCGGTGTCGTTCAGCCCTGTGGCGGGAAGGACACCGGGGACCAGTCTGACGCACCGCACTGACAGTCGGTGCCCCTCGGGGTCAAGTCGTGCCGAGCGGCACTGGAGCCTCCGAGCTCGAGTTGTGCACAGCCCCGTCTTCGAAGCGATTCCCAGGCTCTCTCTAGTTGGTCTTAGTAGTAGGGCCTGTGGATACCGTGGATAACCGCGTTTTCGCAGGTCAACAGGGATTTTTTGTCCACTGACCCTGTGGGCGGAGGCGGTGGACAACCCCGGGTATCTGTGGACGACGAAAAGTTCTGCACACTCGATGCACAGCCCGGGGCGACTTCTCCCCAGCGCCGTCCCCAGCTTTACCCGCGTTCCCCACAGGCCAACCGGACACCTTGGTGTGACGCCTTTCACTCGACACGGTGAGAGGGCGCGTCGCGTTGCCGAACAGTGGACAGGGGTGTGGAGAAGCTGGGGATCACTGGGGACAACTGACGCCGGCCTGTGGGTTGCCGGTGGACAACTCCGTGCACACCCTGTGGATCTTTTCTTCGTCCACAGTCTGTGGAGAGTCTTCGTCCACGAATCCACAGGGGGTTGACCTGGTCTGATGGTCTTTCAACAGTGCCCCCTGTGGACACGATCGGGACAACTTTCCAGTCCCCAGGGTGTGGACGTCAGAAAGTCACCGAATCTGTGGAGAGTGGCCGTAACCGTGCTCGTATTCGAACAGTGGGTGTCGTTCCGGTAGCGGTCACGAGAGGCGGGAAGCCCTCGGTACGCGTCCGAGAACGGCGAAAGGCGCCCTCGGGACGGGTACGGGCACGGGTTCGGCACGGGTTCGGGAGCAGCGAAAGGCGCCCTCGGGAAGGTGTCCCGGGGCGCCTTCAGCGACGTACGACTGGCTCTGGCGGCGGCTCTGTCTCGGCTCCGCAGCCGGCTCTGTCAGCCGTTCTTGATGCGGTTGGTGAGCTCGGTGACCTGGTTGTAGATGGAGCGGCGTTCGGCCATCAGCGCGCGGATCTTGCGGTCGGCGTGCATGACGGTCGTGTGGTCGCGGCCGCCGAACTGCGCGCCGATCTTCGGCAGCGAGAGGTCCGTGAGCTCGCGGCACAGGTACATGGCGATCTGGCGCGCCGTCACCAGGACGCGGCTGCGCGAGGATCCGCACAGGTCGTCCACCGTGAGGCCGAAGTAGTCGGCGGTGGCCGCCATGATGGCCGGCGCGGTGATCTCCGGGGACGAGTCCTCGCCGCCGGGGATCAGGTCCTTGAGGACGATCTCCGTCAGACCGAGGTCCACCGGCTGCCGGTTGAGCGACGCGAACGCCGTCACCCGGAT containing:
- the dnaN gene encoding DNA polymerase III subunit beta, whose product is MKIRVERDVLAEAVAWAARSLPARPPAPVLAGLLLKAEEGALSLSSFDYEVSARVSVDAEVDEEGTVLVSGRLLADICRALPNRPVEISTDGVRATVVCGSSRFTLHTLPVEEYPALPQMPSATGTVPGEVFASAAAQVAIAAGRDDTLPVLTGVRIEIEGDTVTLASTDRYRFAVREFLWKPENPDASAVALVPAKTLLDTAKALTSGDSVILALSGSGAGEGLIGFEGAGRRTTTRLLEGDLPKYRTLFPTEFNSIAVIETAPFVEAVKRVALVAERNTPVRLSFEQGVLILEAGSSDDAQAVERVDAHLEGDDISIAFNPTFLLDGLSAIDSPVAQLSFTTSTKPALLSGKPAMDAEADEAYKYLIMPVRLSG